Proteins from a genomic interval of Rhizobium rhododendri:
- a CDS encoding Lrp/AsnC family transcriptional regulator, with translation MKLDRIDIKILSELQKNGRITNVELADLVNLSPSPCLMRVKKLQAEGYIVSYSAQINVAKLGQTLTVFTEVTLKNHRQIDFARFLAAIEKVDSVIECHLVSGGYDYLIKFVTGSITEYQTIMERLIDMDIGIDKYFSFVVLKSPITRSHMPLTSLFPM, from the coding sequence ATGAAACTCGACCGGATCGACATCAAGATTCTCTCCGAACTGCAGAAGAACGGCCGCATCACCAATGTAGAGCTGGCGGATCTGGTCAACCTGTCGCCCAGTCCCTGCCTGATGCGGGTCAAGAAGCTGCAGGCGGAAGGCTATATCGTCAGCTACTCGGCACAGATCAACGTTGCCAAGCTCGGGCAGACCCTGACGGTCTTTACGGAAGTGACGTTGAAGAACCATCGGCAGATCGATTTCGCCCGGTTTCTGGCGGCCATCGAGAAGGTCGATTCCGTCATCGAGTGCCATCTGGTCTCGGGCGGATACGATTATCTCATCAAGTTCGTCACCGGCAGCATCACCGAATACCAGACGATCATGGAACGCCTCATCGACATGGATATCGGCATCGACAAATATTTTAGCTTCGTCGTGCTGAAATCGCCGATCACACGGTCGCATATGCCGCTCACCAGCCTCTTCCCGATGTAA
- a CDS encoding ABC transporter permease, giving the protein MNLHVLVLVINRLLVAVVTLLIVSFTVFFATEMLPGDVAQILLGQAATPEAVAGLRTAMHLDDPAFYRFIHWLGGFVTGDLGISYANNMPIAKLIGPRFLSTLKLATATALFSVPLALTLGITSAIARGSIFDRIVTTVTIAVISVPEFMVATSAVLVFAVYLKWLPALSFANEVHSFGELLRVFAMPVITLSFVISAQMIRMTRAAVIETLGTPYIEMALLKGASRTRIVLKHALPNALGPIVNAVALSLSYLLGGVIIVETIFNYPGIAKMMVDAVATRDLPLIQTCSMIFCFGYLILITIADIIAIMSNPRLR; this is encoded by the coding sequence ATGAACCTCCACGTCCTCGTGTTGGTGATCAACCGATTGCTCGTGGCTGTCGTCACCTTGCTGATCGTGTCCTTCACCGTGTTTTTCGCAACCGAGATGCTGCCGGGCGATGTCGCCCAGATCCTTCTCGGTCAGGCAGCGACACCGGAAGCCGTGGCGGGTTTGCGGACCGCGATGCATCTCGACGACCCTGCATTCTACCGGTTCATCCACTGGCTCGGCGGTTTCGTCACCGGCGATCTCGGCATCTCCTATGCCAACAACATGCCCATCGCAAAGCTGATCGGTCCGCGCTTCCTCAGCACGCTGAAACTGGCGACTGCCACTGCCCTGTTCTCCGTGCCGCTGGCCCTGACACTGGGCATAACCTCGGCGATTGCACGGGGCTCGATCTTCGACCGGATCGTCACCACGGTGACCATAGCCGTTATTTCCGTGCCCGAATTCATGGTCGCGACGTCAGCCGTACTCGTCTTCGCGGTGTATCTGAAGTGGCTTCCGGCGCTCTCCTTCGCCAATGAGGTCCACAGCTTCGGCGAGCTTCTGCGGGTCTTTGCCATGCCGGTGATCACGCTGAGCTTCGTCATCTCGGCGCAGATGATCCGCATGACGCGGGCAGCGGTGATCGAAACGCTCGGAACGCCCTACATCGAAATGGCGCTTCTGAAAGGGGCCTCGCGAACGAGGATCGTGTTGAAGCACGCGCTTCCCAACGCGCTAGGACCGATCGTCAATGCCGTCGCGCTGTCGCTGTCCTACCTGCTCGGCGGCGTCATCATCGTCGAGACGATTTTCAACTATCCCGGCATTGCCAAGATGATGGTGGATGCGGTGGCGACGCGCGACCTCCCGCTCATCCAGACCTGTTCGATGATCTTCTGTTTCGGTTACCTGATCCTGATCACGATTGCCGACATCATCGCCATCATGTCCAACCCGAGGCTGCGCTGA
- a CDS encoding ABC transporter substrate-binding protein — protein sequence MSDNKFLNWTSSDDAMVENAIRRGASRRDLLKMMMAGGLAATAGSLILGRANSAIAATPVSGGSLKAAGWSASTADTLDPAKASLSTDYVRCCAFYNRLTFLDKAGVTQMELAESVESSDAKVWTVKLRKGVTFHDGKTLKAADVVYSLKRHLDPAVGSKVNSIAKQMTGFKAVDDLTVEITLASANADLPTILAMHHFMILADGTTDFSKANGTGAFVCEVFEPGVRSLATKNKNYWKQGGPHLDSFEFFAISDDSARVNALISGDIQLAASINPRSMRLLETQPSVAISKTTSGNYTNLNMRLDMSPGNKADFVTGMKYLLNREQIQKSVLRGLAEIGNDQPISPASIYYNADLKPKAFDPEKAKFHFQKAGVLGQSIPVVASDAATSSIDMAMVAQAAGAEIGMKLDVQRVPSDGYWSNYWLKAPIHFGNINPRPTPDILFSLLYSSDAPWNESQYKSPKFDTMMIEARGMLDQAKRKEIYNAMQVMIAEEAGTAIPAFISNVDAISSKLKGLESNPLGGMMGYAFAEYVWLEA from the coding sequence ATGTCTGACAATAAATTTTTAAACTGGACGTCTTCCGACGATGCCATGGTCGAGAACGCCATTCGCCGTGGTGCAAGCCGCCGCGATCTTCTGAAGATGATGATGGCCGGAGGCCTTGCCGCCACTGCCGGCAGCCTGATCCTCGGCCGCGCCAATAGCGCGATTGCCGCCACGCCTGTTTCCGGCGGATCGCTGAAAGCAGCCGGCTGGTCGGCTTCGACGGCAGATACGCTCGACCCGGCCAAGGCATCGCTGTCGACCGACTACGTCCGTTGCTGCGCCTTCTACAACCGGCTGACATTCCTCGACAAGGCCGGCGTAACGCAGATGGAACTTGCCGAGAGCGTCGAAAGCTCGGACGCAAAGGTTTGGACCGTCAAATTGCGCAAGGGGGTCACGTTCCACGACGGTAAGACGCTGAAGGCCGCCGACGTCGTCTACTCGCTGAAGCGCCACCTCGACCCGGCCGTCGGATCGAAGGTCAATTCGATCGCCAAGCAGATGACCGGTTTCAAGGCCGTCGACGACCTCACCGTAGAGATCACGCTCGCCAGCGCCAATGCCGACCTGCCGACCATTCTCGCCATGCATCACTTCATGATCCTGGCCGACGGCACGACCGATTTCTCCAAGGCAAACGGCACCGGCGCGTTTGTTTGCGAAGTTTTCGAGCCCGGCGTGCGCTCCCTTGCAACCAAGAACAAGAACTACTGGAAGCAGGGCGGCCCGCACCTCGACAGCTTCGAGTTCTTCGCCATCTCCGACGATAGCGCCCGCGTCAATGCGCTGATTTCCGGCGACATCCAGCTCGCAGCCTCGATCAATCCGCGCTCCATGCGCTTGCTCGAAACCCAGCCCTCCGTCGCCATCTCCAAGACGACATCGGGCAACTACACCAACCTCAACATGCGCCTCGACATGAGCCCGGGCAACAAGGCCGACTTCGTCACCGGCATGAAATACCTGCTCAACAGGGAGCAGATCCAGAAATCCGTGCTGCGCGGCCTGGCCGAGATCGGCAACGACCAGCCGATTTCCCCGGCCAGCATCTATTACAACGCCGATCTGAAGCCGAAAGCCTTCGACCCCGAAAAGGCCAAGTTCCACTTCCAGAAGGCCGGCGTGCTGGGACAATCGATCCCCGTCGTGGCCTCGGATGCGGCCACCTCGTCGATCGACATGGCCATGGTCGCCCAGGCAGCCGGCGCCGAGATCGGCATGAAGCTCGACGTGCAGCGCGTTCCCTCCGACGGCTATTGGTCGAACTACTGGCTGAAGGCGCCGATTCATTTCGGCAACATCAATCCACGCCCGACGCCGGATATCCTGTTCTCGCTCCTCTATTCCTCCGACGCCCCTTGGAACGAGAGCCAGTACAAGTCGCCCAAGTTCGACACGATGATGATCGAAGCGCGCGGCATGCTGGACCAGGCCAAGCGCAAGGAAATATACAATGCGATGCAGGTGATGATCGCGGAAGAGGCCGGCACCGCCATTCCCGCCTTCATCTCGAATGTCGACGCCATTTCCTCCAAGCTCAAGGGGCTGGAATCCAATCCGCTCGGCGGCATGATGGGATATGCGTTCGCAGAGTATGTCTGGCTCGAGGCCTAG
- a CDS encoding esterase, translated as MRLLLPVLSIAGCLIGIPASAVDLPAAPPSDRPLKEFVTSVEKDGSIIFRLYAPSAKSVSVVLGTGDPMPMQRSDTGVWTMQSEPLKPNLYEYYFNVDGFRSIDTGSNAPKPQRQVNSSLILVPGSILDTRNVAHGDLRLVTLHSKALKSERQMYVYTPPGYSDASKRLPVLYLYHGFGDTAASWISQGRAPQILDNLMAENKIRPMIVVIPDTETDVDEAIAENFPAADRRKTFYPVNAEAADRELMEDLIPYMKSHYRVRNDADGRAVAGLSQGGYQALVSGFSHLGTFGWVATFSGVSTTTVPNKAVDDALNDPARINRNLRNFTVTVGAKDQVTGKDIAGLKATLDKNKIAYEYHEYPGLQHEMDVWRPSLVTFLERLFRK; from the coding sequence ATGCGGTTGCTTTTGCCTGTTCTCTCGATTGCCGGATGCCTGATCGGCATACCCGCGTCTGCTGTCGATCTGCCGGCGGCGCCGCCCTCGGACCGTCCGTTGAAAGAGTTCGTGACCTCGGTCGAGAAAGACGGATCGATCATCTTCCGCTTGTATGCGCCGTCGGCCAAATCCGTGTCTGTGGTGCTGGGGACCGGCGATCCAATGCCAATGCAGCGTAGCGACACCGGCGTGTGGACTATGCAAAGCGAACCGCTGAAGCCCAATCTCTATGAATACTACTTTAACGTCGACGGGTTCCGCAGCATCGATACCGGCAGCAATGCGCCCAAACCGCAGCGGCAAGTCAATAGCAGCCTCATTCTGGTGCCCGGCAGTATTCTCGACACCCGCAATGTCGCACACGGCGATCTAAGGCTCGTAACGCTGCATTCGAAGGCTCTGAAATCCGAGCGGCAGATGTATGTCTATACGCCGCCCGGCTACAGCGACGCCTCCAAGCGGCTCCCCGTGCTCTATCTTTATCACGGCTTCGGCGACACCGCCGCGTCCTGGATTAGCCAGGGCAGGGCGCCGCAGATCCTCGACAATCTCATGGCGGAAAACAAGATCCGGCCGATGATCGTCGTTATTCCGGACACGGAGACCGATGTGGATGAGGCCATCGCCGAGAATTTCCCCGCCGCAGACCGGCGCAAGACATTCTATCCCGTCAATGCTGAGGCAGCGGACCGCGAGCTGATGGAAGACCTCATTCCCTATATGAAAAGCCATTACCGGGTTCGCAACGACGCCGACGGCCGGGCCGTGGCCGGTCTGTCGCAGGGCGGATACCAGGCGCTTGTCTCCGGCTTTTCGCATCTTGGCACCTTCGGCTGGGTGGCGACCTTCAGCGGCGTGTCGACCACGACTGTGCCTAACAAGGCCGTTGACGATGCCTTGAACGATCCTGCCAGGATCAACAGGAACCTGCGCAATTTCACCGTCACGGTCGGCGCCAAGGATCAGGTGACCGGCAAGGACATCGCCGGCCTCAAAGCGACATTGGACAAGAACAAGATCGCTTATGAATACCACGAATATCCTGGCCTGCAGCACGAGATGGATGTGTGGCGGCCGTCACTCGTGACGTTCCTGGAGAGGCTGTTCAGGAAATAA
- a CDS encoding ABC transporter ATP-binding protein, with the protein MANLVEVRNLEVEAKTDANRTVAIIRDVSFDIAEGEIVALIGESGSGKTTIALTMMGHTRPGCRISGGSVLLSGNDMAGLPEKRLASLRGTQVAYVPQSAAAAFNPAQTIIDQVIEVVRIHKLMSIDQARSRAVELFKALALPDAETIGARYPHQVSGGQLQRLSAAMALIGNPKLVIFDEPTTALDVTTQIDVLRAFKSVMKKGGLAGVYVSHDLAVVAQIADRIVVLKEGEIQEIGKTAQILASPQHPYTRQLVAAFKPTLRIPPAPVEQAARQPLLEVDALSAGYGPIQPNGLPLALALKSVSLKLDYGQNLGIVGESGCGKSTLARAIAGILSPASGHIIFDGKELAPNAASRRRDELRKLQIVFQFADTALNPSKSISDILERPLAFYHGMAKGQRQARIDQLLDMVHLPRSVKYRRPAELSGGQKQRINLARALAAEPKLILCDEITSALDTVVAAAIIDLLKELQTELGLSYIFISHDLSVVQAICDEIAVMYAGEKIEQMAPSDFGNPGGHPYSRLLYSSVPKLDPTWLDSLERDPELVAAFAKR; encoded by the coding sequence ATGGCAAACCTTGTCGAAGTCCGCAATCTCGAGGTCGAGGCAAAGACCGATGCCAACCGCACCGTGGCAATCATCCGCGATGTCAGTTTCGATATCGCCGAGGGCGAAATCGTCGCGCTGATCGGCGAAAGCGGCTCGGGCAAGACGACGATTGCCCTGACGATGATGGGCCATACGCGTCCGGGCTGCCGCATCAGCGGCGGTTCGGTCCTATTGTCCGGCAACGACATGGCCGGCCTGCCCGAAAAGCGCCTCGCCAGCCTGCGCGGCACGCAAGTCGCATACGTGCCGCAAAGTGCTGCCGCAGCCTTCAATCCGGCGCAGACGATCATAGATCAGGTGATCGAGGTCGTGCGCATCCACAAGCTGATGTCCATCGACCAGGCCCGTTCGCGGGCGGTCGAACTGTTCAAGGCGCTGGCCCTGCCCGACGCCGAGACCATCGGCGCGCGCTATCCGCACCAGGTCTCCGGCGGCCAGTTGCAGCGGCTCTCGGCCGCCATGGCGCTGATCGGCAATCCGAAGCTGGTGATCTTCGACGAACCGACAACGGCGCTCGATGTCACGACCCAGATCGACGTGCTCAGGGCCTTCAAGTCGGTCATGAAAAAGGGCGGCCTTGCCGGCGTCTATGTTTCCCACGACCTCGCCGTCGTTGCCCAGATCGCCGATCGCATCGTCGTTCTGAAGGAAGGTGAAATCCAGGAAATCGGCAAAACGGCGCAAATCCTGGCATCGCCGCAGCACCCCTACACGCGCCAACTCGTGGCAGCCTTCAAGCCGACCCTGCGGATCCCACCGGCCCCAGTGGAGCAGGCGGCGCGACAGCCGCTGCTGGAGGTGGATGCGTTGTCGGCCGGCTATGGCCCGATCCAGCCGAATGGATTGCCGCTGGCTCTGGCGCTGAAATCCGTCAGCCTGAAACTCGACTACGGCCAGAACCTCGGCATCGTTGGGGAATCCGGCTGCGGAAAGTCGACACTGGCCCGGGCAATTGCCGGCATCCTGTCGCCGGCGTCCGGCCATATCATTTTCGACGGCAAGGAACTTGCACCAAACGCTGCCAGCCGCCGTCGCGACGAATTGCGCAAGCTGCAGATCGTCTTCCAGTTCGCAGACACCGCGCTCAACCCGTCCAAATCGATCTCGGACATTCTGGAGCGACCGCTTGCCTTCTATCACGGCATGGCGAAGGGCCAGCGGCAAGCCCGCATCGATCAGCTGCTCGACATGGTGCATCTGCCGCGCAGCGTGAAATACCGGCGACCTGCCGAATTGTCGGGCGGGCAGAAACAGCGCATCAATCTGGCAAGAGCGCTTGCGGCCGAGCCCAAACTCATTCTTTGCGACGAGATCACCTCGGCCCTCGACACGGTCGTGGCTGCGGCGATCATCGATCTGCTGAAAGAGCTGCAGACCGAACTCGGGCTGTCCTACATCTTCATCAGCCATGATCTCTCGGTCGTGCAGGCGATCTGCGACGAGATCGCAGTGATGTATGCCGGCGAAAAGATCGAACAGATGGCGCCGTCCGACTTCGGGAATCCCGGCGGACATCCCTATTCGCGGCTGCTCTATTCCTCGGTGCCGAAGCTCGATCCCACCTGGCTCGACAGCCTCGAGCGGGACCCTGAACTCGTTGCGGCCTTTGCAAAGCGCTGA
- a CDS encoding ABC transporter permease, with the protein MANFSVSPARFGYRFNIVGVLGLTIILTWSLVAIFAPLLIPYSIADIVDYDYFGPISAKFLLGTDYLGRDILSRILMGARYTVGISLAAVAVACFTGVALGMSAAVAGGWFDTCLSRFLDALSSIPSKLFGLVVVAAVGSSIPVLIVTLAVIYTPGAYRFSRALAVNINTMDYVTVARARGEKTIYLIGSEILPNILGPVLADLGLRFVFIALLLSGLSFLGLGVQPPNADWGALVRENIGGLPFASPAVIFPSIAIASLTISVNLLIDNLPHKIRDRSM; encoded by the coding sequence ATGGCAAATTTCTCCGTATCCCCGGCACGTTTCGGCTACCGCTTCAACATCGTCGGCGTCCTCGGGCTGACCATCATCCTTACCTGGTCACTGGTCGCTATTTTCGCGCCCCTGCTGATCCCCTATTCTATCGCCGATATCGTCGACTACGACTACTTCGGACCGATCTCCGCAAAATTCCTGCTCGGCACCGATTATCTCGGCCGAGACATCCTGTCGCGTATCTTGATGGGCGCGCGCTACACTGTGGGCATATCGCTTGCCGCCGTGGCTGTCGCCTGTTTCACCGGCGTCGCGCTCGGCATGAGTGCCGCCGTTGCCGGAGGATGGTTCGACACGTGCCTCTCCCGATTTCTCGACGCCTTGAGCTCCATTCCGAGCAAGCTCTTCGGGCTCGTCGTCGTTGCCGCTGTCGGCTCCTCCATACCGGTGCTCATCGTCACCCTGGCCGTGATCTACACGCCAGGCGCCTATCGCTTCAGCCGGGCGCTCGCCGTCAACATCAATACGATGGACTATGTCACTGTCGCCAGGGCCCGCGGCGAGAAGACCATCTACCTGATTGGTTCGGAAATCCTGCCGAACATCCTCGGCCCCGTGCTTGCCGATCTCGGCCTGCGCTTCGTGTTTATTGCCCTGCTGCTTTCGGGCCTGTCCTTCCTCGGCCTCGGCGTTCAGCCGCCGAACGCCGACTGGGGCGCGCTCGTGCGCGAAAACATCGGCGGCCTGCCTTTTGCATCCCCTGCGGTGATCTTTCCGTCGATCGCCATCGCCAGCCTCACCATCAGCGTCAATCTTCTGATCGACAACCTGCCGCATAAGATCAGAGACCGGAGCATGTGA
- a CDS encoding NAD(P)/FAD-dependent oxidoreductase — MPAPLLKIETTPDLPAEADVVVIGGGVVGVFSAYYLARRGFRVALVEKGYVGAEQSSRNWGWCRQQNRDARELPMATKSLALWDKLAGDLGEDVGFTKCGLLYLSDNEAEIAGWARWRDFAATVGVTTHVLTADEATQRGQATGKRWKGGVFSPSDGIADPARAAPIVARGIIAAGGSVHQLCAARGVETEAGRVSGVITEAGTIRTKTVVLAGGAWASSFCRQLGIRFPQASVRSSILSVGPGAEGIPDALHTAEVSVTRRGNGGYTLAISGRARVDPTAQQVRFAREFVPMFAKRRRSLALGGAEGWRSGHESVTKWRLDAPTPMERNRVLDPTPDQSQIDETLRRARKLLPGLKDIGQESAWAGYIDSTPDGVPAIGEIASLPGLILAAGLSGHGFGIGPGAGHLVADIIAGTPPLVDPVPYDPARLSKSVWGKVADF, encoded by the coding sequence ATGCCCGCGCCGCTTTTGAAGATCGAGACAACACCGGATTTGCCTGCGGAAGCGGATGTCGTCGTTATCGGCGGAGGCGTCGTCGGCGTCTTCTCGGCATATTATCTCGCCCGCCGCGGCTTTCGCGTCGCACTTGTCGAAAAGGGCTACGTCGGCGCGGAGCAATCCAGCCGAAACTGGGGATGGTGCCGCCAGCAAAATCGAGATGCCCGCGAATTGCCGATGGCGACGAAAAGTCTCGCCCTGTGGGACAAGCTTGCCGGCGATCTCGGCGAGGACGTCGGCTTCACCAAGTGCGGGCTGCTTTATCTGAGCGACAACGAAGCCGAGATAGCCGGCTGGGCCCGCTGGCGCGATTTTGCGGCAACCGTCGGGGTCACGACGCACGTGCTCACTGCCGATGAGGCCACGCAGCGCGGACAGGCAACTGGCAAGCGCTGGAAAGGCGGCGTATTTTCGCCGAGCGACGGCATCGCCGACCCGGCCCGTGCGGCACCGATCGTGGCACGCGGCATCATCGCTGCCGGCGGTTCCGTCCACCAGCTCTGTGCTGCGCGGGGTGTTGAAACCGAGGCCGGGCGCGTCAGCGGCGTGATCACAGAGGCCGGCACCATCCGAACAAAGACCGTTGTGCTGGCCGGCGGCGCCTGGGCCTCCTCCTTCTGCCGCCAGCTCGGCATCCGCTTTCCGCAAGCCTCGGTCCGGTCGTCGATTCTGTCGGTGGGACCGGGCGCCGAAGGCATTCCAGATGCGCTTCACACTGCCGAGGTTTCGGTGACGCGCCGGGGCAATGGCGGTTACACGCTGGCCATCAGCGGCCGGGCGCGTGTCGATCCGACGGCGCAACAGGTGCGCTTTGCCCGCGAGTTCGTGCCGATGTTTGCCAAGCGCCGCCGCAGCCTGGCGCTGGGCGGGGCCGAGGGATGGCGATCAGGACACGAGAGCGTCACGAAATGGCGGCTCGACGCCCCCACCCCGATGGAGCGCAATCGCGTCCTCGACCCGACGCCGGATCAATCGCAGATCGACGAGACGCTGCGGCGGGCCCGAAAGCTTCTGCCGGGACTAAAGGATATCGGCCAAGAGAGCGCCTGGGCCGGCTACATCGACAGCACGCCGGACGGGGTTCCCGCCATCGGCGAAATTGCGAGCCTCCCCGGGCTGATCCTCGCGGCCGGCCTCAGCGGCCATGGCTTCGGCATCGGACCGGGCGCTGGCCATCTGGTGGCTGATATCATTGCCGGAACGCCGCCGCTGGTAGACCCGGTACCTTACGACCCCGCGCGGTTGAGCAAATCGGTCTGGGGCAAGGTTGCCGACTTCTGA
- a CDS encoding HAD-IA family hydrolase, protein MEKTFESFKYLTFDVVGTLIDFEGGLIGCLQEIAAENGKSVDGETALSLYRNARYMPDVGLFPDDLVRVYMVIAPALGLPAEARLGERLRDSAKTWMAFPDSADAMARLAKRFKLIAMTNAQRWAFECFSQALGNPFFKGFTADDTGTEKPDPAFFEHVLASITSEGGSRADILHVAQSQYHDIGISRQLGIANCWIERRHAQKGYGGTIEPVAFTKPDFHFTSMAALADAVEQTNAA, encoded by the coding sequence TTGGAAAAGACATTTGAAAGCTTCAAATATCTGACCTTCGACGTGGTCGGCACGCTGATCGACTTCGAGGGCGGGCTGATCGGCTGCCTGCAGGAAATTGCCGCCGAGAACGGCAAGTCCGTCGATGGCGAAACGGCGCTCAGCCTTTATCGCAATGCCCGCTACATGCCGGATGTCGGGCTTTTCCCGGATGATCTCGTGCGTGTCTACATGGTCATTGCACCGGCGCTCGGACTGCCGGCGGAGGCCCGGTTGGGTGAGCGGCTGCGTGACTCGGCAAAGACGTGGATGGCATTTCCCGACAGCGCCGATGCAATGGCCCGCCTCGCCAAGCGCTTCAAGCTCATCGCCATGACAAATGCCCAGCGCTGGGCGTTCGAGTGCTTTTCGCAAGCGCTCGGCAATCCGTTCTTCAAGGGTTTTACCGCCGACGACACGGGCACGGAAAAGCCAGACCCGGCATTTTTCGAGCATGTCCTCGCCTCCATAACGTCCGAAGGCGGCTCCCGCGCCGACATCCTGCATGTCGCGCAGAGCCAGTATCACGACATCGGGATCTCCAGGCAGCTTGGCATAGCAAACTGCTGGATCGAGCGACGCCACGCCCAGAAGGGCTATGGCGGCACGATCGAGCCTGTAGCCTTCACCAAGCCGGATTTCCACTTTACCTCCATGGCAGCGCTTGCGGATGCCGTGGAACAGACGAACGCCGCCTGA
- a CDS encoding glyoxalase produces the protein MQTTRARALRLTVAVAMLALPPLAAFAADAGVAVGPQYDTTHVYLDVGDVDRFIASFTATFGGTSTKQVVATVTPTPSSTTSQLIQTPAGLVSLFGFKTPIPYPFGTERTGYLVKDLDSAIAAARKAGAAVVVDSYPDPIGRDAIVQWPGGVNMQLYWHTKAPAYAPLQTVPENRVYLSPDVADVFVADFVKFSQGRVVSDTSDAAGTDIGRDRADTYRRIQLESAFGTVTVLVTDGHLPYPFGRETTGYEVTDLEATLGKATASGATTLVPPFAANGREAAMVEFPGGYISEIHSVAER, from the coding sequence ATGCAAACGACAAGAGCTCGGGCCCTGCGACTGACTGTGGCTGTGGCAATGCTTGCCTTGCCTCCCTTAGCGGCTTTTGCTGCCGACGCCGGCGTTGCCGTAGGTCCGCAATACGACACGACCCACGTCTATCTCGACGTTGGTGACGTCGATCGTTTCATTGCCAGCTTCACGGCGACATTTGGCGGCACATCGACGAAGCAGGTGGTCGCGACGGTAACGCCGACGCCGAGCTCCACGACATCGCAGCTGATCCAGACACCGGCAGGGCTGGTTTCTCTTTTCGGCTTCAAGACGCCGATACCCTATCCATTCGGCACCGAGCGGACCGGCTATCTGGTCAAGGATCTCGACAGCGCCATTGCCGCGGCCCGGAAAGCAGGCGCCGCCGTCGTTGTCGACAGTTATCCCGATCCGATTGGCCGGGATGCCATCGTTCAATGGCCGGGTGGCGTCAACATGCAGCTTTACTGGCATACCAAGGCACCTGCCTATGCGCCGCTTCAAACCGTTCCCGAGAATCGCGTCTACCTGTCTCCAGACGTTGCGGATGTCTTTGTCGCGGATTTCGTAAAATTCTCGCAAGGCAGGGTAGTGTCCGATACCAGTGACGCGGCGGGTACCGACATCGGCCGTGACCGCGCCGACACGTATCGCCGCATCCAGCTGGAATCGGCCTTTGGAACAGTGACGGTGCTGGTGACCGATGGTCATCTGCCTTACCCCTTCGGCCGGGAGACGACAGGCTACGAGGTGACCGACCTTGAGGCAACGCTTGGGAAAGCGACGGCATCGGGTGCGACAACCCTCGTCCCGCCATTCGCAGCCAACGGACGGGAGGCAGCGATGGTGGAGTTTCCAGGAGGCTATATCAGTGAAATACACAGCGTTGCAGAACGATAG
- a CDS encoding glycoside hydrolase family 25 protein yields the protein MRSFILSAIVSACVLLSGCTSRSAPEAAAAAVPSQETTGSITRPSAVVPPANVGQSAPKVVAARGQSNLAGAMPEPLGFASPSGNIGLPVPGSRPALQVAMAMPEMPSAARSAGQIYGHRFRDAKPMNFGRSNPRKLEVHGVDVSRWQGDIDWDRLRTQGANFAYIKATDGGDHLDPMFKTNWRKAKEAGVRRGAYHFFYWCRTAGEQADWFIRNVPREANALPPVIDVEWNGQSACKQRISRAKVLEKIQVFAEKLERHYGRRPIIYTAPDFYRDNLQGELLDYPFWLRSVAAHPSELYPGRKWLFWQYSGSGLTDGVRGKIDLNVFHGSGGEWQNWVASR from the coding sequence ATGCGTTCATTCATTTTGTCAGCAATCGTCTCGGCCTGCGTGCTTTTGTCCGGCTGCACATCGCGTTCGGCGCCCGAGGCTGCCGCCGCCGCTGTCCCCTCACAGGAGACGACGGGTTCGATCACCCGACCATCGGCCGTGGTGCCGCCGGCCAATGTCGGGCAGTCCGCGCCGAAAGTCGTGGCCGCGCGCGGCCAGTCGAATTTGGCAGGGGCAATGCCGGAACCATTGGGCTTTGCCTCTCCTTCCGGCAACATCGGCCTGCCAGTGCCGGGCTCGCGGCCCGCGCTCCAAGTGGCGATGGCGATGCCGGAGATGCCTTCCGCCGCACGCTCCGCCGGGCAGATCTACGGCCATCGGTTCAGGGATGCCAAGCCGATGAATTTCGGGCGATCCAACCCGCGCAAGCTCGAGGTCCACGGCGTCGACGTTTCGCGCTGGCAGGGCGATATCGACTGGGACCGGCTGCGCACGCAAGGGGCGAACTTCGCCTATATCAAGGCCACCGATGGCGGCGACCATCTAGACCCGATGTTCAAGACCAACTGGCGCAAGGCCAAGGAAGCCGGCGTGCGCCGCGGCGCCTACCACTTCTTCTACTGGTGCCGCACGGCCGGCGAGCAGGCAGACTGGTTCATCCGCAACGTACCCCGCGAGGCCAATGCGCTGCCGCCCGTCATCGATGTCGAATGGAACGGCCAATCGGCCTGCAAGCAGCGGATTTCACGGGCAAAAGTGCTCGAAAAGATCCAGGTCTTCGCCGAGAAACTGGAGCGCCATTATGGCCGCCGGCCGATCATCTACACAGCGCCGGATTTCTATCGCGACAACCTGCAGGGCGAACTGCTGGATTATCCCTTCTGGCTGCGCTCCGTTGCCGCTCATCCGTCGGAACTCTATCCCGGGCGCAAATGGCTGTTCTGGCAATATTCCGGCTCCGGCCTGACGGACGGCGTGCGTGGCAAGATCGACCTCAACGTGTTCCACGGCAGCGGCGGCGAGTGGCAGAACTGGGTCGCGTCGCGCTGA